One genomic window of Paenisporosarcina antarctica includes the following:
- a CDS encoding thioredoxin family protein, whose amino-acid sequence MKSITTYEQWQEISQHKKHLLLFVKTTNCSVCEGLYPQIKVLENDTSVPFYVANIAEIPELAGQLSLFTAPVVILMREGKEFARYARFVPVQDVSKKLQELIKWEE is encoded by the coding sequence ATGAAATCCATAACAACGTACGAGCAATGGCAAGAAATCTCTCAACATAAGAAACACCTCTTGTTATTTGTAAAAACGACAAATTGTTCGGTCTGCGAAGGTTTATACCCGCAAATTAAAGTGCTTGAAAACGATACATCTGTTCCGTTTTATGTTGCAAATATAGCAGAAATACCTGAACTAGCAGGGCAACTCAGCTTATTCACCGCACCTGTTGTCATATTGATGCGTGAAGGTAAAGAATTCGCTCGATATGCTCGGTTTGTTCCTGTACAGGATGTAAGTAAAAAACTACAAGAATTAATAAAGTGGGAGGAATAA
- a CDS encoding CcdC family protein, with protein sequence MLEQIPSQWLVIGSTIVAIVMGTLVMTVRARSAKKPASAKKIILPPLFMSTGALMFVFEYFRVAPIQIVEAFSVGLLFSIVLIWTSRFEVKDGDIYLKQSKAFVFILVGLLIVRLIAKIILSSTIHIGELSGMFWILAFGMIVPWRIAMFVQYKKLEKTIVTNSTQKPTFTS encoded by the coding sequence ATGCTCGAACAAATTCCTTCGCAGTGGTTAGTAATTGGATCGACAATTGTAGCAATCGTTATGGGTACACTTGTTATGACAGTACGAGCGAGATCTGCAAAAAAGCCAGCTAGCGCTAAGAAAATCATTTTACCACCTCTTTTCATGTCGACGGGTGCCTTGATGTTTGTATTTGAGTATTTCCGTGTAGCTCCGATTCAAATAGTGGAAGCATTTAGTGTAGGACTCCTTTTTTCAATCGTCTTAATCTGGACATCCAGATTTGAAGTCAAAGATGGTGATATTTATTTGAAACAATCAAAAGCCTTTGTTTTTATTTTAGTTGGATTGTTGATTGTACGTTTAATTGCAAAGATAATCTTAAGCTCAACGATTCATATAGGAGAGTTGAGCGGTATGTTTTGGATACTCGCTTTCGGAATGATTGTGCCATGGCGCATAGCTATGTTTGTTCAATATAAAAAATTAGAAAAAACGATTGTGACTAATTCCACACAAAAGCCGACCTTTACTTCATAG
- a CDS encoding phytoene desaturase family protein, translating to MDKNVLVVGAGIGGLTAASLLAKHGANVTLLESSSELGGCAGKFKRHNYVFPVGATLGMGLEEGGIHERVFRFLQKPLSIEPLECVMQMVHPHDTFTFYKDRAQHVHHMVQHFPQFTAGIKSFYHEIYQTARIVRTLMDRLPVLPPTTAKEWLYLLGSLQPKHIRLLPYFNQTLDKRLRVHGLQDVQEFRQMIDGLLIDSMQTGSEDVSYLLAAVALDIYHEGAYYVPGGVYQFAERMGESLVENGGILRKRRTVSMLERINDMWLATDHRGNTYEATHVILNVPIHQLPNILSPNLLIQLMKPLREGITTPTWTTLTLYIAVDWRKLQSPLPSFRQISLDSAQGLAEGGHFFMSASKPEDILRAPDGIQTITISTHSEAHRWDTKEKYDAVRDELSERMVQSIEKVVPHFRESIVHFETGAPKGWERFTGRPNGHVGGFPQTLKSSLFNAISHRSGLPNFYVCGDHIFPGGGTIGSATSGIHAARSISGERLI from the coding sequence ATGGACAAAAACGTACTCGTTGTAGGTGCGGGGATTGGTGGATTAACTGCCGCTTCTCTATTAGCTAAACATGGTGCAAATGTGACACTTCTTGAATCGTCGTCAGAACTAGGCGGATGTGCAGGTAAATTCAAGCGACATAATTATGTGTTTCCTGTAGGGGCCACTCTTGGCATGGGGCTTGAGGAAGGTGGAATTCACGAACGCGTTTTCCGTTTTTTGCAAAAGCCTCTTTCCATAGAACCACTCGAGTGTGTCATGCAAATGGTGCATCCACATGACACGTTCACTTTTTATAAAGATCGAGCGCAACATGTTCACCATATGGTACAGCACTTCCCTCAGTTTACAGCTGGCATTAAATCCTTCTATCACGAAATTTATCAAACTGCTCGTATTGTTCGCACTTTAATGGATCGCTTGCCAGTACTTCCTCCTACCACAGCAAAAGAATGGCTTTACTTACTTGGCTCATTGCAACCAAAGCACATTCGATTACTGCCATATTTTAATCAAACACTCGATAAGCGCCTTCGTGTGCATGGGCTTCAAGATGTTCAGGAGTTTCGACAGATGATTGATGGATTGTTAATTGATAGTATGCAAACGGGGAGTGAGGATGTGTCCTATCTACTCGCAGCTGTCGCACTTGATATATATCACGAAGGGGCTTATTACGTACCAGGCGGTGTATACCAATTTGCTGAAAGAATGGGAGAAAGCTTAGTAGAAAATGGTGGAATCCTTAGAAAGCGACGGACAGTTTCGATGCTTGAGCGAATTAATGACATGTGGCTAGCAACCGATCATCGAGGCAATACATATGAAGCAACACACGTAATTTTAAATGTTCCAATTCACCAATTGCCAAATATCCTTTCGCCTAATTTGCTCATACAGTTAATGAAACCCTTGCGTGAAGGGATTACTACACCAACATGGACGACTTTGACGCTATACATTGCTGTCGACTGGAGAAAGCTTCAATCACCACTCCCATCATTTCGGCAAATTTCATTAGATAGTGCACAGGGTCTTGCAGAAGGAGGACATTTTTTCATGTCAGCCTCTAAGCCTGAAGACATCCTTCGAGCACCTGATGGTATTCAAACAATCACCATTTCTACCCATTCAGAGGCACATCGTTGGGACACAAAAGAAAAGTATGATGCGGTCCGAGATGAGTTAAGCGAACGTATGGTCCAATCGATAGAAAAAGTGGTTCCACATTTTCGGGAATCGATTGTTCATTTTGAAACTGGCGCACCAAAAGGCTGGGAGCGCTTCACGGGTCGACCAAACGGCCATGTAGGTGGATTTCCTCAAACGCTGAAGTCTTCTTTATTTAATGCCATCTCTCATCGGTCAGGACTACCGAATTTTTATGTATGTGGCGATCACATTTTCCCAGGTGGAGGCACGATTGGGTCTGCAACAAGCGGAATTCATGCAGCACGATCCATTTCAGGTGAAAGACTCATATAA
- the mscL gene encoding large conductance mechanosensitive channel protein MscL, with product MWRDFKKFALKGNVIDLALAVVIGAAFGKIITSLVADIITPLIGILMGGVNFTGLVFEVGSASVMYGNFIQSIFDFIIVALAIFMVIRIMMKFQRKKEAVIEEGPAIDAKEALLVEIRDLLKNQKTL from the coding sequence ATGTGGCGAGACTTTAAGAAATTTGCATTAAAAGGAAATGTTATCGATTTGGCACTTGCAGTTGTTATTGGAGCAGCTTTCGGTAAAATCATAACTTCCCTCGTTGCAGACATTATCACACCGTTAATTGGCATTTTAATGGGTGGAGTGAATTTCACAGGTTTGGTATTTGAAGTTGGTAGCGCATCCGTAATGTATGGGAACTTTATACAATCAATCTTCGACTTTATCATCGTAGCTTTAGCTATCTTTATGGTCATTCGAATAATGATGAAATTCCAACGCAAAAAAGAAGCAGTAATTGAGGAAGGTCCAGCTATTGATGCGAAAGAAGCATTGCTTGTAGAAATTCGGGACTTATTAAAAAACCAGAAGACCTTATAG
- a CDS encoding ABC transporter transmembrane domain-containing protein — MKVFLDLGWFFKERKKQYIFGIIMLMVVALLQLLPPKIIGYVVDEIRLGALTSETLFKVLLLLAGAALAMYTIRYYWRMLIFGSAILLARQLRERLFRHFTRMSPRFYQKRRVGDLMAHATNDLSAVQQTAGAGVLTLVDSVTTGSFVIAAMAITIDWKLTLIALIPMPIMAYLTNYYGKQLHNRFHFAQEAFSNLNDKTQESISGIKVIKTFGQEKEDIQDFVKLSDDVVEKNIHVAKVDSLFDPTISAIVGVSFFLSIVFGARFIIAGDMTIGDLIAFTAYLGLLVWPMLAFGWLFNIVERGRASYDRIRTLLAEPVDIDDAEHALDVKAQGDLDVHIDEFKFPDDERNALHNVHFTLKRGETLGIVGKTGSGKTAILKLLLREFEGYNGTITYGGYSINAYKKERLRSAIGYVPQDHFLFSTTVAGNIAFTNTSALLEDVYEASRLAHIHEDILKFTNGYDTIVGERGVSLSGGQKQRIAIARALMMKPELLILDDSLSAVDARTEEAILESLKAFRSDETTIITAHRLSAIQHAHQIIVLHEGTIVEKGSHKELMERQGRYYEMYQLQQLEALVEMGGEA, encoded by the coding sequence GTGAAAGTGTTTTTAGATTTAGGATGGTTTTTTAAAGAGAGAAAGAAACAGTATATCTTCGGTATCATCATGCTGATGGTTGTTGCATTATTACAACTGCTACCACCTAAAATAATTGGTTATGTCGTCGATGAAATTCGACTAGGTGCCTTAACGAGCGAAACGCTTTTTAAAGTGTTGCTGTTGCTTGCTGGTGCGGCACTTGCCATGTATACCATTCGCTATTACTGGAGAATGTTGATTTTCGGTTCAGCAATTTTGCTCGCACGACAATTGCGCGAGCGTTTATTTCGTCACTTTACTCGCATGTCACCGCGCTTTTATCAAAAGCGACGTGTTGGGGATTTAATGGCACATGCAACCAATGATTTATCAGCAGTTCAACAAACAGCGGGAGCGGGTGTCTTAACGCTTGTCGATTCAGTGACTACAGGCAGTTTTGTCATTGCAGCGATGGCGATTACCATCGACTGGAAATTAACGCTTATTGCTCTTATTCCAATGCCGATTATGGCATATTTAACGAATTACTACGGTAAACAATTACACAATCGCTTCCACTTTGCTCAAGAAGCATTCTCGAACTTAAACGACAAGACACAAGAAAGTATTTCGGGAATAAAGGTCATCAAAACATTTGGTCAAGAAAAAGAAGATATACAAGACTTTGTAAAGTTATCGGATGACGTGGTAGAAAAGAATATTCATGTAGCGAAAGTTGATTCGTTATTTGATCCCACTATTTCTGCAATTGTCGGTGTTTCGTTTTTCTTATCAATTGTGTTTGGTGCACGATTCATTATTGCTGGAGATATGACAATTGGTGATTTAATTGCATTTACTGCCTATTTAGGCTTACTCGTCTGGCCTATGCTGGCCTTTGGATGGCTGTTTAACATTGTCGAGCGTGGCAGAGCTTCTTACGACCGGATTCGGACGTTACTCGCTGAACCAGTCGATATTGATGATGCGGAACATGCACTTGACGTAAAAGCACAAGGTGATTTAGACGTTCATATCGACGAGTTTAAGTTCCCAGACGATGAGCGTAACGCACTTCACAATGTTCACTTCACATTAAAACGCGGTGAAACTTTAGGAATTGTTGGAAAGACGGGTTCTGGGAAAACCGCCATATTAAAGTTGTTACTACGTGAATTCGAAGGGTATAACGGAACGATCACATACGGTGGCTATTCAATAAATGCCTACAAAAAAGAACGTCTACGTTCAGCTATTGGGTATGTACCACAAGATCACTTCTTATTTTCAACTACGGTGGCTGGAAACATTGCTTTTACAAATACCAGTGCTCTACTGGAAGATGTCTATGAAGCATCTCGTCTTGCACATATTCATGAGGATATTTTAAAATTCACAAATGGTTATGACACGATTGTTGGTGAAAGAGGGGTGTCCTTATCAGGCGGTCAAAAGCAGCGAATTGCGATTGCACGTGCATTAATGATGAAACCAGAATTGTTAATTTTAGACGATTCACTGTCTGCTGTTGATGCTCGAACAGAAGAAGCAATACTCGAGTCATTGAAAGCGTTTCGTAGTGATGAGACCACTATTATTACGGCACATCGATTAAGTGCTATTCAACATGCGCATCAAATCATTGTTTTGCATGAAGGAACCATTGTTGAAAAAGGTTCGCATAAAGAACTTATGGAGCGACAAGGACGTTACTACGAAATGTATCAATTACAACAACTAGAAGCGCTCGTCGAAATGGGAGGTGAGGCGTAA
- a CDS encoding YolD-like family protein, with translation MLRDRGRIKWTAMMLPEHVKMLREWQQEEGRVKAVEVDEQQLEEWHYTIAESMVASTLIRIRFTEHEGRGAQEVLGVIHHIDLNRRMFKLVTEKELTIWIPFQDIQTISQPE, from the coding sequence ATGTTACGCGACCGTGGACGTATTAAATGGACCGCAATGATGCTACCGGAGCACGTGAAGATGTTAAGAGAGTGGCAACAAGAAGAAGGACGCGTGAAAGCTGTTGAAGTAGATGAACAACAATTAGAAGAATGGCATTATACGATTGCTGAATCAATGGTTGCCAGTACGCTGATTCGTATCCGTTTTACAGAACACGAAGGACGAGGAGCTCAAGAAGTTCTTGGAGTAATTCATCACATTGATTTAAATCGGAGGATGTTCAAACTAGTAACGGAAAAAGAATTGACGATATGGATTCCTTTTCAAGATATTCAAACTATTTCACAACCCGAATAA
- a CDS encoding DUF2621 domain-containing protein yields the protein MLDGWFLWFIVFWVFVLGGLFAIGGYFMFRKFLKVLPKDDGKSMLDWEEYYVNESLHLWGDQAKALLNELVTPVPDLFRPVAKQKIAGKVAKIALEEHAKSIENDHIIRGYIQATPKRDHKFLRKKLKSMEIDMTPYEHLF from the coding sequence ATGTTGGATGGTTGGTTTTTATGGTTTATTGTATTTTGGGTCTTTGTATTGGGCGGGCTATTTGCCATTGGTGGCTATTTTATGTTCCGCAAGTTTTTAAAAGTGTTACCGAAAGACGATGGGAAATCGATGCTCGATTGGGAAGAATATTATGTAAATGAATCTCTTCATTTATGGGGAGATCAAGCAAAAGCATTATTGAACGAACTCGTAACACCTGTTCCTGACTTGTTTCGCCCAGTTGCTAAACAAAAAATAGCGGGTAAAGTTGCTAAAATCGCATTAGAAGAACATGCAAAATCTATTGAGAACGATCATATTATTCGTGGCTATATTCAAGCAACCCCGAAGCGAGATCACAAATTCTTACGTAAAAAGTTAAAATCAATGGAAATTGATATGACGCCTTACGAACATTTATTTTAA
- a CDS encoding IDEAL domain-containing protein, with the protein MELSRCPICGVFCGSKKKMIDHMNGFHSSDLASGELIQSQFKTELPQKEQWVEVTTTDGQTFKGIISEAYHDISIVELFGLNYTPGKLYKRFFKSYPNNCITPLPSDVKSQDIDMLIDLALAMHDEEWFRKLTILQNQ; encoded by the coding sequence ATGGAATTATCACGGTGCCCAATATGTGGAGTATTTTGTGGCAGTAAAAAAAAAATGATAGACCATATGAATGGATTTCACAGCTCTGACCTTGCATCAGGTGAATTGATTCAGTCACAATTTAAAACTGAATTACCTCAAAAAGAACAATGGGTGGAAGTCACTACTACGGATGGACAGACATTCAAAGGAATCATCTCAGAAGCTTATCACGATATTTCGATTGTTGAATTATTTGGATTGAATTATACTCCTGGCAAGCTGTACAAACGTTTTTTTAAGTCTTATCCAAATAATTGTATAACCCCTTTACCTAGTGATGTAAAATCACAAGATATCGATATGCTAATTGATTTAGCTCTAGCCATGCATGATGAAGAATGGTTTCGAAAATTAACGATTCTGCAAAATCAATAA
- a CDS encoding cytochrome c biogenesis CcdA family protein: MTTDINLLLAFGAGFLSFISPCTLPLYPAFLSYITGMTLDELKTDRGVMQKRGMIHTLFFLLGFSIIFIALGFSTSLFYTLFQQNQELIRQVGAIFIVIFGLIVIGVFTPAFLMKDRKIHFKNRPTGYIGTVLIGMAFAAGWQPCTGPILASVFVLASANPGSGVWYMLAYVLGFAIPFFVLSLFITRLSWIRKHNAKIVKIGGIIMIAVGILLFFDGMVYIIRILSPIFGDFQGF, from the coding sequence ATGACGACAGACATCAATTTATTATTGGCATTTGGAGCAGGCTTTCTAAGCTTCATATCACCGTGTACTTTACCTTTGTATCCAGCATTTCTTTCTTATATTACGGGCATGACGTTAGATGAATTGAAAACGGATCGTGGTGTAATGCAAAAAAGGGGAATGATTCATACTCTATTTTTCCTACTGGGCTTTTCAATCATCTTTATTGCTCTTGGGTTTAGCACGAGTTTATTTTATACCTTGTTCCAACAAAATCAAGAGTTAATTCGCCAAGTCGGTGCCATTTTTATCGTCATATTTGGACTGATTGTCATTGGTGTGTTCACTCCTGCATTTTTGATGAAAGATAGAAAAATTCATTTTAAAAACAGACCAACAGGCTATATTGGAACAGTATTGATCGGAATGGCGTTCGCAGCAGGTTGGCAACCGTGCACGGGTCCTATTTTAGCATCTGTTTTTGTATTAGCATCAGCTAATCCAGGTTCAGGTGTATGGTATATGTTAGCGTATGTCCTTGGATTTGCTATACCATTCTTTGTATTGTCTCTATTCATTACGCGTCTTAGCTGGATTCGAAAACATAATGCAAAAATCGTTAAAATTGGCGGTATTATAATGATTGCGGTCGGTATTTTATTGTTCTTTGATGGCATGGTGTATATCATTCGCATTTTAAGTCCGATTTTTGGTGACTTCCAAGGGTTTTAA
- a CDS encoding SCO family protein: protein MTKLKKAFTLIMLSAIVLTGCSSSKFKAETAWEVDSFSHESQRGEEVSLEKLKGTVWLATFIFTNCETVCPPMTMNMTMVQDELIKLDVEDYKIVAFSVDPKVDTHEIMTEFLAKFNPPDESKWELLTGYDPIYMEQFARDSFKTLVKDDPKSNQVIHGTSYYLVDQKGIVVKSYNGYLDVPKEEIATDMKALIEHGN from the coding sequence ATGACGAAACTAAAAAAAGCATTTACACTCATCATGTTGAGCGCAATCGTATTAACAGGATGTAGTTCATCTAAGTTTAAAGCTGAAACAGCATGGGAAGTTGATTCATTTTCACATGAATCACAAAGAGGCGAAGAAGTTTCTTTAGAAAAGTTAAAAGGTACAGTGTGGTTAGCTACATTTATCTTTACTAATTGTGAAACGGTGTGCCCACCGATGACTATGAATATGACCATGGTGCAGGATGAATTAATTAAATTAGATGTAGAGGATTATAAAATAGTAGCTTTTAGCGTAGATCCAAAAGTGGATACACATGAAATCATGACTGAATTTTTAGCGAAGTTTAATCCACCTGATGAATCTAAATGGGAATTGCTTACAGGTTATGACCCTATATACATGGAACAATTCGCGCGTGATTCATTTAAAACACTTGTGAAAGATGACCCGAAATCAAATCAAGTCATTCATGGTACAAGTTATTATTTAGTTGATCAAAAGGGGATTGTTGTAAAGAGCTATAACGGCTATCTAGATGTTCCGAAGGAAGAAATCGCTACAGATATGAAAGCTTTAATTGAACATGGTAATTAA
- a CDS encoding Y-family DNA polymerase, translated as MYEQYPDRKIICLDMRSFYASCAAADEGLDVMKTPIAIIGNLEQRGSIVLAASPPLKKEFGVKTGTRLFEIPDHPDIRLIEPKMGFFVRVSMEITRLLSEYVPKESIHVYSVDESFIDLAGTERLWGPIEQTIQRIQDDLLEQFQLPSAMGMGPNMLMSKLALDLDAKKTGFARWTYEDVPTKLWPISPLSEMWGIGPRMEKNLNAMGIFSVGDLAKTELATLESKFGVMGNQLYHHAWGIDLSELGAPIVEGQISYGKGQVLFRDYCKLEDILAVVLEMTEDVARRTREAGKVGRTVHLGVEYSKNAFGGGFHRSHSMEEATNDTMKIYNICVKLLHEHFDDRPVRRLSVTLSNVESEHSMQLSLFEAEKWRKRKLGSAMDQIRSKYGSAALLRAVSYTEAGTARARSKLIGGHKA; from the coding sequence ATGTATGAACAATATCCAGATCGAAAAATTATCTGTCTCGATATGCGAAGCTTCTACGCTAGCTGTGCTGCAGCCGATGAAGGTCTTGACGTGATGAAAACGCCGATTGCGATTATTGGGAATCTAGAACAGCGAGGAAGTATCGTTTTAGCGGCTTCACCCCCATTAAAAAAAGAATTTGGTGTGAAAACAGGCACACGCTTATTTGAAATACCTGATCATCCGGACATTCGATTAATTGAACCGAAAATGGGTTTTTTTGTACGGGTATCGATGGAAATTACCCGATTACTTAGTGAGTATGTGCCGAAAGAATCGATTCACGTTTACAGTGTGGATGAAAGTTTTATCGATTTAGCAGGAACGGAGCGGCTGTGGGGACCTATTGAGCAAACCATTCAGCGCATTCAGGACGATTTGCTGGAGCAGTTTCAATTACCTTCTGCGATGGGCATGGGACCGAATATGTTAATGTCGAAATTAGCGCTTGATTTAGATGCAAAAAAAACAGGATTTGCTCGGTGGACCTATGAAGATGTGCCAACGAAGTTATGGCCAATATCCCCTCTTAGCGAGATGTGGGGCATCGGACCTCGAATGGAAAAAAACTTAAATGCCATGGGGATTTTTTCAGTTGGTGATTTGGCAAAAACGGAGTTAGCGACACTTGAATCGAAGTTTGGCGTGATGGGGAACCAATTGTATCACCACGCGTGGGGAATTGATTTATCCGAACTTGGTGCTCCTATCGTAGAAGGTCAAATTAGTTACGGTAAAGGACAGGTTCTATTTCGTGATTACTGCAAACTGGAAGATATTCTGGCGGTTGTACTTGAAATGACAGAAGACGTGGCGAGACGTACGCGCGAAGCGGGGAAAGTAGGTCGTACCGTTCATCTCGGTGTCGAGTATAGCAAGAATGCTTTTGGGGGAGGGTTCCATCGTAGTCATTCGATGGAAGAAGCTACAAACGACACGATGAAAATTTATAATATATGCGTGAAATTGTTACATGAACATTTTGATGATCGGCCAGTTAGGCGTTTGTCTGTGACCTTATCGAATGTAGAATCTGAGCATTCTATGCAACTCAGCCTATTCGAGGCGGAAAAGTGGCGCAAACGCAAGCTTGGTTCCGCTATGGATCAAATTCGCAGTAAGTATGGCTCAGCGGCGTTACTACGCGCCGTTTCCTATACAGAAGCGGGAACCGCTCGAGCTCGCTCAAAATTAATTGGGGGACACAAAGCCTAA
- a CDS encoding ABC transporter ATP-binding protein, producing the protein MDQQPKLTNKDQSIILKRLISYLKPHKKVIAFALFLLGLTVIGDVVGPILIKTFIDDYLIVGNFPTGPLVGLASAYIFIQISNIFISYFQLLKFQEIALKIIQQMRIDVFTKVQNLGLRYFDKTPAGSIVSRVTNDTEAIKDMFVSVLVGFVQSAFLVVGVYIAMFILNAKLALVTLFLLPILFLIIRTYRRYSSVFYQDLRERLSQLNAKLAESLQGMSMIQAFRQEPRLKDEFNDINEQHWKAGKRNIKMDSLLLRPAIDLVYALALIMLLSYFGITSFSNTIEVGVIYAFVTYIDRFFEPINQVMQRLSIFQQAIVAASRVFKLLDEEELVPTQANTNAKIVAGKIEFNNVTFSYDGQTDVLKNISFTANPGETVALVGHTGSGKSSIINLLMRFYEFEQGDILIDGQSVKDFKSQELRETMGLVLQDPFLFFGNIESNIRLHNQAMTDEEVRAAAEFVQADVFINQLPDGYKQKVTERGSTFSSGQRQLVAFARTMATDPKILVLDEATANIDTETEVAIQRSLEKMRQGRTTIAIAHRLSTIQDAELILVLHQGEVVERGNHQQLLASKGLYHKMYLLQNGIVEETI; encoded by the coding sequence ATGGACCAACAGCCGAAACTTACCAACAAAGACCAAAGCATCATTTTAAAAAGACTTATTTCATATTTGAAGCCACACAAAAAAGTCATAGCATTCGCCTTATTCTTACTGGGTCTTACCGTTATTGGAGACGTAGTTGGACCTATCCTAATCAAAACGTTTATCGATGATTATTTAATCGTTGGAAATTTTCCAACAGGGCCACTTGTCGGACTGGCAAGTGCGTATATATTTATACAAATATCCAATATTTTTATTAGTTATTTCCAATTGCTGAAATTTCAAGAAATTGCACTAAAAATCATTCAGCAAATGCGCATTGATGTCTTTACCAAAGTACAAAACCTAGGGCTACGGTATTTTGATAAGACGCCTGCTGGCAGTATCGTATCTCGCGTAACGAATGATACGGAAGCAATTAAAGACATGTTTGTCAGTGTACTGGTTGGCTTTGTACAGAGCGCATTTTTAGTTGTAGGTGTGTATATTGCTATGTTTATATTAAATGCAAAATTAGCATTGGTCACACTGTTTCTATTGCCTATACTATTTTTAATCATTCGCACATACCGCCGTTATAGCTCGGTATTTTATCAAGATTTACGTGAACGATTGAGTCAATTAAATGCAAAACTGGCGGAATCTTTACAAGGAATGTCCATGATTCAAGCGTTCCGTCAAGAGCCACGTTTAAAAGATGAGTTTAATGACATAAACGAGCAACACTGGAAAGCAGGTAAGCGCAATATTAAAATGGATAGTTTGCTGCTAAGACCTGCAATTGATTTGGTGTATGCGCTCGCACTTATTATGCTATTAAGCTATTTCGGCATTACCTCCTTCAGTAATACAATTGAAGTGGGTGTAATTTATGCCTTTGTGACGTATATTGATCGTTTCTTTGAACCAATTAACCAAGTGATGCAGCGTTTATCTATCTTTCAACAAGCCATTGTTGCAGCTTCACGTGTCTTCAAATTGCTAGATGAAGAGGAACTAGTGCCTACCCAAGCCAATACAAATGCAAAAATTGTGGCTGGTAAAATTGAATTTAATAATGTGACATTTTCATATGATGGACAAACGGATGTGCTAAAAAATATTTCCTTTACTGCGAACCCTGGGGAGACAGTAGCACTGGTCGGCCATACGGGAAGCGGGAAAAGTTCCATTATCAATTTATTGATGCGTTTTTATGAATTCGAACAAGGTGATATTTTGATAGATGGACAGTCAGTTAAAGATTTCAAATCACAAGAGTTACGCGAAACAATGGGACTCGTTCTTCAAGACCCATTCTTATTCTTCGGTAACATAGAAAGCAATATTCGGTTGCACAATCAAGCTATGACAGACGAAGAAGTACGAGCTGCAGCTGAATTCGTACAAGCGGATGTATTTATTAATCAGTTGCCAGATGGCTATAAACAAAAAGTAACAGAGCGTGGCTCGACATTTTCAAGTGGACAACGTCAGCTCGTCGCATTCGCACGCACGATGGCAACAGACCCTAAAATTTTGGTGCTAGATGAAGCGACCGCAAATATTGATACAGAAACAGAAGTTGCCATTCAAAGAAGTTTAGAAAAAATGCGTCAGGGGCGAACAACAATAGCGATTGCGCACCGTTTAAGCACAATTCAAGATGCTGAATTAATTCTTGTTCTTCATCAAGGTGAAGTAGTCGAAAGAGGCAATCATCAACAGTTACTCGCAAGCAAAGGTCTCTATCACAAAATGTATTTACTGCAAAATGGAATTGTGGAAGAAACTATATAA